ATTACGCTTTCTTTGTCGAAAATTATCGATCGCTGGTGGTAAATGCGGCTACGTGAATTAAAGCCATTCTGCGGCGGTTTGCTTTTGAAGGCTAACTAACTCTTCTCGTAAGGAAACCCAATCTATTTCTTTTGCGGGTAAATCTTGAAGTAATTTTCCTTCTTGGAGATAAAGGACGCGATCGCTCTTGCTTTCGATTAACTCTAACTGATGATTGACCATTATTACTGTCATTTCACTAGTTAGAGTTAAATCGGTTAATATTTCTAGCAGATGATTTGCTCGACCAAAATCTAATGCGGAAGTTGGTTCGTCAAGCAAGAGTATTTTGGGTTGCATAATTAAGCCTCGGGCGATCGCTACTAATTGTCTTTGTCCTAAAGAAAGTTGTAGTTCGTGACGATCTAACCATTCTTCGGGTATATTTAACCGCCCTACCCAATATCTTACTCGTTCCTTGATTTCTTCTTTTCCTAGCTGTTGTAAAATCAAGGGATAAGCTAAGGCTTCGTCAATTCTCATTCCTAGTAGTTTTGGTTCTTGCAGCACTAAAACTATTTGTTGACGTAGTTGGGTCACAGGTATTTTTTGATAATCTTGGTTTTCCAGATAAATTTTGCCTGTAGTGGGTTCGTTCAATCGATTTAAAAGGCGCAATAAAGAAGTTTTTCCACTACCAGAAGCGCCAACAATTGTCAAAAATTTTCCTTTGTCAATTGCCAAAGAAAGATCGTGCAAAAGATAAGCAGAACCAATTGAAGCAGCCAAAGATACTTGTTCTAGCTGTAAAAGCGGAAAATTGTTCGATGTCTGGCGATCGCGCATAATTTAGTTATAAGTTATCAGGATCTATCCCCATTTCTCTTAATTTAGCTGCCAAGGCTTGGGCTTGCTGCTGGGCGGCTTGGGCTTGCTGCTGGGCGGCTTGGGCTTGCTGCTGGGCGGCTTGGGCTTCCTGTTGCGCCATTTCCGCTTCGCGTTGCGCGGCTTCTTCTGGTAAAGGAACTAAATTACCTGACTCATCATAAAACCTCAGCCAAACAGCAGTTTCGCGGTCGATCGTTCCTTCCCAAGTTCCCAACCAATAACCAAGACGCTGACACCAAAGCCAACCTCGTTCATTTGGCTGTAATTCTTGATAACCATTACCAGGATCTAAATGCCAACCTTGTAAGGAGTCAGGATCGAACGGATCGTAAATAAAATAATTTGGAGTACGAAATACTTGTTCGTAAATATCCTTTTTCGGACCTTTGTCAATTCTAGCGGTACTTGGTGACATTAGTTCCACGATTACATCTGGGTAACGACCATTTTCTTCCCAAACAACCCAACCTTGGCGATCGTTTCTTCCATCAACGTTTAACACAGCAAAAAAATCAGGTCCTTTGAAATCCCGATTACGAGCTTGGCTGCTGCTATAGTAAATAAACATATTGCCCCCAGTGAAAAAATTACTGATATCGCTATATCCTTGTTGTAGCGATCGAATGAGGACATTCATGGCAATGCGGTGGCGGTTACTTTCCAAGGGTTCTCCATCATCAAAAATTAAATCTGTAGGAGGCATTGGGGGTTCCCAATCATCTTCTACCCAAATATTTTCTGGAGTAGTAAGAGAGATTTTTTCGGGATTAGTTTCGACACTCATAAAATTAACCTCTTCTCTGATTTTAGGCGATTATTATCGGCGTTTAAGTTATTAAATTTGTTGTCAAAGCATTGACAATTGTCCAGGCATCAACAAATAACAAAAAGATAGTAAATACTAACAAAATTAAGTACATCCAAGGTTGAGATAAAGGACGAATATCGCTGGTATCAATTCCTGTTTTGATTTCCACTAATTTTAGCAAACGAGCAAATCCTACCACTCGCATTGGCAATAAATAAGCCTTTTCTTGAGACTTACTCGTAAAATAATAAACTAACCCACCTTGTCCAGTGGTACGCATTTTTAAATCTTTGATTTCCGACCAATTTAACTCCCAACCTTGACGAAAAAATTTAGGAAACCAACGCGGATAAGTTACTTTAATTTGGTCGTCAGTTAAAATTACTCGTTCGCTTAAAGCACCAGACAATAAGATTAAACCAATGCTAATCCCTAGCCAAAGTAAAGCTGGTGGTACAGGACTAGCAACAACTTTAGCTAAAAATGGTAAGGGAATTGTCAGCGCGATGTATAAACTTAATAAAGTAAGGCAAATTAAAGGAGAAATGCGAAAGCTCGCAGAATTTGATAAATTTGATTCAGCTTGATTTAGTGACATGATTAATAATTTTTATTAAATCTGGCTTGACTTAAAGACTTATTTGCTTAAAGAATTTCGTCTTGACCTAATTTAAGTTTATATTTATTCACGATTAGCCGAGATAAATGAACGAAGATACTTCTAATCAAATTTGGCTCTACGATACAACTCTCAGAGATGGTTCTCAACGCGAAGGGCTATCTTTATCATTGGAAGATAAATTAAGAATCGCCCATAAGCTTGATGAAATGGGTATTCCTTTCATTGAGGGAGGGTGGCCCGGAGCGAATCCGAAAGATGTACAATTTTTCTGGAAGCTGAAGGAAGAACCTCTCAAACAAGCGGAAGTGGTGGCTTTTTGTTCAACCCGCCGTCCCCAGAAAAATGTGGCTGAAGATCCGATGCTGCAAGCGATTTTAGCGGCTGGAACGCGCTGGGTGACGATTTTCGGGAAATCCTGGGATTTGCACGTTACCGAAGGTTTAAACACGACTTTAGCCGAAAATCTGGCGATGATTGGGGAGACAATTGAGTATCTTCGCAGTCAGGGACGACGAGTAATTTACGATGCCGAACATTGGTTTGACGGTTATAAAAATAATCCTGCTTATGCTTTAGAAACATTGGCAGTAGCGATCGCTGCTGGCGCGGAATGGCTCGTTTTTTGCGATACTAATGGTGGGACTTTGCCTCATGAAATAACCCAAATTGTCAAGGAAGTTGTTACAAAATTAAAGATTAATTGCCAAGATTCTTGCTCGCCGCAACTAGGAATCCATACTCATAACGATGGCGATACCGCAGTAGCAAACGCGATCGCAGCCGTGAGGGAAGGTGCGAGAATGGTACAAGGAACGATCAATGGTTATGGCGAACGCTGCGGTAATGCTAACCTTTGCTCATTGATCCCCAATTTACAACTAAAACTAGGTTATCAATGTATCGGCGATCGCCAACTCCAACAATTAACAACTGTTAGCCGTTTAATCAGCGAAATTGTCAATCTCGCCCCTGACGAACACGCACCCTTTGTCGGACGTTCTGCATTTGCTCACAAAGGCGGGATCCATGTTTCCGCAGTACAACGCAACCCACTCACCTACGAACACATTCAACCAGAAGCAGTGGGAAACCAACGCCGAATCGTTATTTCTGACCAATCTGGCTTGAGTAATGTTCTCGCCAAAGCCCGTAATTTTGGCATTGACTTAAACAAAAAAGACCCTACCTGTCGTCACATCCTCCAACGTCTCAAAGATTTGGAAAATCAAGGCTATCAATTTGAAGCCGCCGAAGCTAGTTTTGAATTGCTAATGCGTTCCGCCCTCGGACAACGACAGGAAATGTTTGAACTGAGAGGCTTTCAAGTTCATTGCGATATTTGGCAAAGTCAAGTTAATTCCGAAAGTAATGCTCTAGCCACGATCAAATTAGCAGTTAATGGTCAGGATTTGCTGGAAGTAGCCGAAGGAAATGGACCTGTTTCTGCTTTAGATGCAGCACTGCGCAAGGCTTTAGTCAACTTCTATCCGGAAATTGCCGAATTTCATCTGACTGATTATAAAGTCAGAATTCTCGATAGTGGAGCGGGAACTTCCGCAAAAACGCGCGTTTTAGTTGAATCTAGCAATGGCAAACAACGCTGGACAACTGTCGGCGTTTCCACAAATATTATCGATGCTTCTTATCGAGCAGTTGTTGAGGGTATTGAGTACGGTTTGCTGTTGAATTCTGCCGCGACAAGCACAGTAACATCCTCATTTAAATCTCAATCCCGAATCTCAAACGAAATCTTTCAGCAAAAACTATCATAGTTTTACTTATCTATAGGAATATTTGATGGTTTTTGTCAATTTTTCCGAACAGATTAACGAAAAATAAGCAGTTGAAGCTCCTAACCACCGTAAAGCGAGTAGTAATTACCGAACTTTTTGAGAAAACTACTTGCAAAAACCTTTGACTTTGGGTTATAAGTAGTAAAGATAAATTCCCGGACGAGTACGACTCTACGCTAAGTTTAAAATCGCAACCGGGTTTTTTCCGCTTTTCAAGCAAAAGCATTTGCAAAATGTAATTTAACAGCGAATTGAGTGTATGACTAATCAAGTAGCTCACCCAATGGTGAAGTTGCAGCGCCAAGTGCGCTCACTTGTCGAGTCGAAAATCCTCCGACCTAACGACAGTATCTGGAAAATAGCCCTGCTCTATGGGGAGGAATGGTCTTACTGGAAACAAGAATTGCTCGATTTTGGTTTTTCGATGCAAGATCCAGTCAGCGAATTGCTTCTAGTAGAAGCTTGGGATGAAGATGACTCATAAGCAAAACTGTATCAAGTTAGATTTGAGATGAAGCTCTTGGGCTAGCGATCGCGCTCCTCCTATTTGGTAGGAGTTTAGCAACATAGCATAAGGTTAATAAATCTCAAACTCTTTAAGGCGGAAATTTCCGATTCCCCAATCAGCAAGCTCCCCAGCTCAAAATCATTTCCCAAGTAGGGAGCAGCGAGCTAGCTCAAAGACAATCTCAAATCAAAACTCAACCTAAATCCCGATCGTTTGCCTCAGAAAAGGCGTCAATAACCGCTTCTGCAAAGTCATCAAATGCACTTACTAAGTGCCTCAGACAACTCGCGTGCGGTTTGATAGCGCTTATTCAACTTAGGCTCGCAAGCTCGTTCGATCGCTTGCCTTAACTGGCGAGTAATAGTGGGAACATTTTTAATCGCAAACTGATAACCATCTCCTTGACGCTGATAAAAGTTGAGTGGTTGTTGTCCAGTCAGTAAAAAGATCAGCGTCGGACCGATCGCATAAATATCTGACTGAGTACAGGGACGACCCCGATTTTGTTCGGGTGCGCTATAGCCCTCAGCACCAATGCGCGTCATCAAAGGCGTACCAACTTCTTTTACTGCACCAAAGTCGAGTAAAACTACTTTATTATCCAAATGGCGCACGATCAAATTAGCCGGTTTCACATCTCGGTGGACTAAAGGTGGATCTAGAGAGTGAAGATAACTGAGAAGATCGCAAGTTTGAATCATCCACTCAACAGCTTGTTCTGGAGTCACAGGTCCAGTTTGATAGATGCGTTGCTCCAAATTTTGCCCGTGGATTAACTCCATTGCCAGATATTTTTTATCTCCTTCAATAAAAAAGTCATAGTATTTAGGAATACCAGGATGGTTCAAAGTTTTGAGGATGCGAGCCTCTCGCTCAAAAAGTTCTTTAGCTTTCTTAATTTGTGCCATATCGGCATTCATTTCCTTCAATACCAGCAACTGAGGCTGTCCAGAAATCGTTCCTTGGCGATCCCAAGCCAGATAAGTAGTACCCATACCACCTTGTCCGAGAGGCTTTAATACCTGATACTGGCGAACGAAACGCTCTTTTTCTACTAAAGGTTGACCGCAGTGAATGCAAAATAAATTATTGGCTGAGTTACCCGAATGAGAACAACCTGGAGTAGCAGGATGAGCCTTTTCGGCAACGGAAAAAGAGTTAAGTTGAAATTTTAGCTTCGGTCCTGCTTTAGCTAACTGAAAAATCGACTCATCTCTAACTAAGCCTTGAGAGACAAGAACACCGTTAAGAAAAGTTCCATTCGTACCTTTATTAATTAGCCGCCAGTGAGAACTCTCACTAGGCACAAGTTCTAGGTGATAGCGCGAGACCTCCGGAAAATTTTTGAGAACCACATCATTATCGGGAGCGCGACCAATGCGGATAATTGCGCCATCGGGAAAGTTCCATTGTTGGAGTGCTTTCTGCTCCTGGGGGTCGAGGAGGGTCAGAGTGACCATAAGTTTGTCTAACTAACCAAATATAAATTGTGCGAAGATGAAGATTATTTTTTAGACAGTTCAATATATTTAATTATCCAGAAGAAAAAAGTAAACCTCCTTTACCAAATTTAGAGCCTTTGATGCTCCAGATTAGGACGAACCTTTAATTTAGCGATCGCGACAGTAATATTATCGTGACCATTATGGTGATTGGCAAACTCGATTAATTTTAATAATCCTTGCTCCAAATTAGCTTTAGAACTAATTAAAGGTGCAATATAACTTTCCCAGTTATTTTCTAACAATTGATTATCGGAAAGACCATCCGAGCAAAGAATAAATAACGTATCTTCATTGACCTCAGTAAAGGTAATATCCGGTTTAAGGATATTGCCATCTCGCGGTCCGAGAGCTTGAGTAAGCTGGTAAGCGTCGGGACGAGAGTAGGCAATCTCCGGTTCGACACCGCGCTCGATTTCCCGTTGACCAACTTCATGATCGATAGTGATTTGTTCTAAACCGCGCTTGCGGGTATAAGTGTAGATGCGACTATCACCCACATGGGCGATCGCCACATTGGTATCTTTAATTAAAGCCATAACCAAGGTCGTACCCATACGTCCGCTACCAGAACGAGCATTTTGCTGATTCACATCGTAAATAGCTTGGTTAGCTGCCAGGATTCCCTGTAAAATAACTTCTCGCTCCGGCAATTCCCGATCTTCAACCCAATTAGCTTCAAAATAGCGTTGGAGAGTTTCTACCGCCATCGCACTAGCAACTTCTCCTGCTGCATGTCCTCCCATTCCATCGCAAACAATATACAAGCCGCGAGCTTCCATACTTTTGCCTAAAACATTTTCTTGCTTTTTCAGTTGAGTAGTAATGCCAAAATAATCTTCATTATGTTGCCGTTGACGACCAATATCGGTACAACCTGCATCGTCAAGACTGAGTAGTTGCATCGGCAACACTACTGTGGGCGTATCATTATCCGGGCTATTGTAGAAGAGATGTTCGCTATCCATCTGTTCATCATGTTCGGCAAGATTTTCCAATTCTAAATCTTCTTCATCTAAAACCCATTCGGGATCTTCAAGTTCGTCAGTCACCTCATCAGGCTCAAAATCAACTTCTTGTTCTTGGCGAGCGATCGCGGCTATCTTTGTTCGTAATTCTTCCACTGTGGGGATCTCTCCCTCACTCAACTGTTTGAGGACTGTTACTAACGGACCGTATTGTGTCTTTCCTGACTGATGAAATAGCTTCTGCCACATTTTGCCTAAATCTTGAAGATTCCCTTGGCGATCGCGAGCATCGAAATATAATTGTTGCAAACCGAGGTTTTGATCTTCATCCACCCGGAGATTTTTTTCTACTAACAAGCTTTCACCACAGCCAACTTCTAACAGTGCTTTCCACAAGCAAGCCATTTCATCCAGCCAGAACAAAATCTGCAAAATTGGCAAATCTTCTTTACCCCATATTGAAGTGACTAATTCCCATTCGGAACGATCTTCTAGTAAAACTACCGTCCCTTGTTCGTCTTGCCACGCATCATGTACTTCTGGGACAATGTGAACAAAAGAATTTTGCAATAAAATATAAGGAACTGCCAACTCGTTCAGACCCATTTTTGGTAACAGTTCTGAAGCTAACTGCGACTCATGTCCCTCAAGCAATTCTGACGGATCGGCATTTTGCTCCAAGACTACATCCAGAAGTGATTTTTCCAGGGGATTTTCATCTAAAACTTTGAGCTGTAAAAATTTATCTAAAGTAGGCTGACCTGCAAACCAAGCTTTTACTTCCTCTATCTTATTTAGCACCCGGTAACGCTGCTGCGAGTCTAAATATACTGGCTGCTGATTTATTTCTCTTTCCTCAGTCGGAGAAATTTCGACCTTTTCCTCTACAGCTTGGATTTCATCTTCCACTTTTGTGGTGACTAAATCTGAAGAATCATCAACCTCATCGGTTTCTTCTTCCTCTTCATCTACTTTCAATACTGTAATTGGACGACCTGTCCCCGCAACCGAATTTTCTGGAACAACTTTTAAATCGATCTCCTCAGTTACAGAAGATTGAGCTACATTTTCCTCTTTAGTTGAGCTTACTTCCGTACTTGGTTGAGAAATTA
This Oscillatoria salina IIICB1 DNA region includes the following protein-coding sequences:
- a CDS encoding serine/threonine phosphatase; translated protein: MLVCPNCQSENPNTNNFCQKCGTSLRYKNCHKCHKEVKWSDENCPHCGTLTGTVWWAIISQPSTEVSSTKEENVAQSSVTEEIDLKVVPENSVAGTGRPITVLKVDEEEEETDEVDDSSDLVTTKVEDEIQAVEEKVEISPTEEREINQQPVYLDSQQRYRVLNKIEEVKAWFAGQPTLDKFLQLKVLDENPLEKSLLDVVLEQNADPSELLEGHESQLASELLPKMGLNELAVPYILLQNSFVHIVPEVHDAWQDEQGTVVLLEDRSEWELVTSIWGKEDLPILQILFWLDEMACLWKALLEVGCGESLLVEKNLRVDEDQNLGLQQLYFDARDRQGNLQDLGKMWQKLFHQSGKTQYGPLVTVLKQLSEGEIPTVEELRTKIAAIARQEQEVDFEPDEVTDELEDPEWVLDEEDLELENLAEHDEQMDSEHLFYNSPDNDTPTVVLPMQLLSLDDAGCTDIGRQRQHNEDYFGITTQLKKQENVLGKSMEARGLYIVCDGMGGHAAGEVASAMAVETLQRYFEANWVEDRELPEREVILQGILAANQAIYDVNQQNARSGSGRMGTTLVMALIKDTNVAIAHVGDSRIYTYTRKRGLEQITIDHEVGQREIERGVEPEIAYSRPDAYQLTQALGPRDGNILKPDITFTEVNEDTLFILCSDGLSDNQLLENNWESYIAPLISSKANLEQGLLKLIEFANHHNGHDNITVAIAKLKVRPNLEHQRL
- a CDS encoding Uma2 family endonuclease — translated: MSVETNPEKISLTTPENIWVEDDWEPPMPPTDLIFDDGEPLESNRHRIAMNVLIRSLQQGYSDISNFFTGGNMFIYYSSSQARNRDFKGPDFFAVLNVDGRNDRQGWVVWEENGRYPDVIVELMSPSTARIDKGPKKDIYEQVFRTPNYFIYDPFDPDSLQGWHLDPGNGYQELQPNERGWLWCQRLGYWLGTWEGTIDRETAVWLRFYDESGNLVPLPEEAAQREAEMAQQEAQAAQQQAQAAQQQAQAAQQQAQALAAKLREMGIDPDNL
- a CDS encoding ABC transporter ATP-binding protein; translation: MRDRQTSNNFPLLQLEQVSLAASIGSAYLLHDLSLAIDKGKFLTIVGASGSGKTSLLRLLNRLNEPTTGKIYLENQDYQKIPVTQLRQQIVLVLQEPKLLGMRIDEALAYPLILQQLGKEEIKERVRYWVGRLNIPEEWLDRHELQLSLGQRQLVAIARGLIMQPKILLLDEPTSALDFGRANHLLEILTDLTLTSEMTVIMVNHQLELIESKSDRVLYLQEGKLLQDLPAKEIDWVSLREELVSLQKQTAAEWL
- a CDS encoding FHA domain-containing serine/threonine-protein kinase, which gives rise to MVTLTLLDPQEQKALQQWNFPDGAIIRIGRAPDNDVVLKNFPEVSRYHLELVPSESSHWRLINKGTNGTFLNGVLVSQGLVRDESIFQLAKAGPKLKFQLNSFSVAEKAHPATPGCSHSGNSANNLFCIHCGQPLVEKERFVRQYQVLKPLGQGGMGTTYLAWDRQGTISGQPQLLVLKEMNADMAQIKKAKELFEREARILKTLNHPGIPKYYDFFIEGDKKYLAMELIHGQNLEQRIYQTGPVTPEQAVEWMIQTCDLLSYLHSLDPPLVHRDVKPANLIVRHLDNKVVLLDFGAVKEVGTPLMTRIGAEGYSAPEQNRGRPCTQSDIYAIGPTLIFLLTGQQPLNFYQRQGDGYQFAIKNVPTITRQLRQAIERACEPKLNKRYQTARELSEALSKCI
- the cimA gene encoding citramalate synthase, which encodes MNEDTSNQIWLYDTTLRDGSQREGLSLSLEDKLRIAHKLDEMGIPFIEGGWPGANPKDVQFFWKLKEEPLKQAEVVAFCSTRRPQKNVAEDPMLQAILAAGTRWVTIFGKSWDLHVTEGLNTTLAENLAMIGETIEYLRSQGRRVIYDAEHWFDGYKNNPAYALETLAVAIAAGAEWLVFCDTNGGTLPHEITQIVKEVVTKLKINCQDSCSPQLGIHTHNDGDTAVANAIAAVREGARMVQGTINGYGERCGNANLCSLIPNLQLKLGYQCIGDRQLQQLTTVSRLISEIVNLAPDEHAPFVGRSAFAHKGGIHVSAVQRNPLTYEHIQPEAVGNQRRIVISDQSGLSNVLAKARNFGIDLNKKDPTCRHILQRLKDLENQGYQFEAAEASFELLMRSALGQRQEMFELRGFQVHCDIWQSQVNSESNALATIKLAVNGQDLLEVAEGNGPVSALDAALRKALVNFYPEIAEFHLTDYKVRILDSGAGTSAKTRVLVESSNGKQRWTTVGVSTNIIDASYRAVVEGIEYGLLLNSAATSTVTSSFKSQSRISNEIFQQKLS
- a CDS encoding DUF4327 family protein encodes the protein MTNQVAHPMVKLQRQVRSLVESKILRPNDSIWKIALLYGEEWSYWKQELLDFGFSMQDPVSELLLVEAWDEDDS